One stretch of Hymenobacter chitinivorans DSM 11115 DNA includes these proteins:
- a CDS encoding alpha/beta fold hydrolase — MKQLLFSLRLGLLLLGSGTARAQGPAPANPYAAARRIIADHDSIVTPNGVQETYALPIGGVKQWVYVRGQDRRNPIILFVHGGPASPMAPVSWMFQRPLEEYFTVVQYDQRAAGKTYATNDTTNLGATIRIEQYVDDAIALAEAVRQKYGQPKVILMGHSWGTIVGMRAALKRPDLFYAYVGIGQVISVQDNERLSFEYALKRATAEKNETALRELRSIAPYPGNQPITRERIIIARTWPQYYGGLSAYRSTSDYYFNAPLLSPAYTAAETAAIDQGNQFTLGRLLPAFLQVDFKPVKSFPIPVFMLMGRHDYTTPSEPTAAWLTQVRAPLKKGVWFENSAHLIPLEEPGKLLLTLVNEVRPLAAKPAGRK, encoded by the coding sequence ATGAAACAACTCCTGTTTTCCCTTCGCCTGGGGCTGCTATTGCTTGGTTCAGGTACGGCCCGGGCCCAGGGCCCGGCGCCCGCCAACCCCTACGCCGCCGCGCGCCGTATCATTGCCGACCACGACTCCATTGTGACGCCCAACGGGGTACAGGAGACGTATGCCCTGCCCATTGGTGGGGTCAAACAGTGGGTGTACGTGCGGGGACAAGACCGGCGCAACCCCATTATCCTGTTCGTGCACGGCGGGCCGGCCTCGCCCATGGCTCCGGTATCGTGGATGTTTCAGCGGCCCCTGGAGGAGTATTTCACCGTGGTGCAGTACGACCAGCGCGCCGCCGGCAAAACCTACGCCACCAACGACACCACGAATCTGGGCGCCACCATCCGCATCGAGCAGTACGTCGACGACGCCATTGCTTTGGCCGAGGCGGTGCGCCAGAAATACGGGCAGCCCAAAGTTATTCTCATGGGTCACAGCTGGGGCACCATCGTGGGCATGCGCGCGGCCCTGAAGCGCCCCGACCTGTTTTACGCTTACGTCGGCATTGGGCAGGTCATCAGCGTGCAGGACAACGAGCGGCTGAGCTTTGAATATGCGCTGAAGCGGGCTACGGCGGAGAAAAACGAAACGGCCCTGCGGGAGCTTCGCTCCATTGCGCCCTACCCCGGCAACCAGCCCATTACCCGGGAGCGAATCATCATTGCCCGCACCTGGCCCCAGTACTACGGCGGCCTCTCGGCCTACCGGTCCACTTCGGATTACTACTTCAATGCCCCGCTCCTGTCGCCGGCCTACACCGCCGCCGAAACGGCGGCCATCGACCAGGGCAACCAGTTTACCCTGGGCCGACTATTACCCGCTTTTTTGCAGGTCGATTTTAAGCCCGTGAAGTCCTTTCCCATCCCGGTGTTCATGCTCATGGGCCGCCACGACTACACCACGCCTTCGGAACCCACGGCGGCCTGGCTAACTCAGGTGCGGGCCCCGCTGAAAAAGGGCGTCTGGTTTGAAAACTCGGCCCACCTGATTCCGCTCGAAGAGCCCGGCAAGCTGCTGCTCACGCTCGTCAACGAAGTCAGGCCCCTGGCCGCCAAGCCCGCGGGCCGCAAGTAG
- a CDS encoding tetratricopeptide repeat protein — MSPSRLLLAAALLFTACASPAPEGLTSPTTKAAALVRFTEELEVLAPVLEPAAGMSPVAYFVSKPAAGEQNSLSAAAHLLRQSPDLLNELASLYLGCFQPFGPHKADTAAQRTKLRALLRTRPDLDLGWVWLASTQKNPAQALTALSRAIALNQQVGYYYRQRALLYVLQDNYAAAVQDCQKALPLYQDRSGVYQELADIYALQHDDQHFSQTSEVRLAGLRHALTRLQRYPQAKGFQQDSIRRLRELLGYGHLTKALYFLETRHQPTVGCADLAKAAAYGVEEAPALQRQYCR; from the coding sequence ATGTCGCCTTCCCGCCTACTGCTAGCTGCAGCCCTGTTGTTCACGGCTTGCGCATCACCCGCCCCTGAGGGCTTAACTTCGCCCACGACCAAGGCCGCCGCCCTGGTACGCTTCACGGAGGAGCTAGAGGTCTTAGCACCCGTGCTGGAGCCAGCGGCCGGAATGAGCCCGGTTGCCTACTTTGTTTCCAAGCCGGCAGCTGGTGAGCAAAATTCGCTGTCGGCGGCCGCGCACCTGCTGCGCCAATCACCGGACCTGTTGAACGAGCTGGCCTCGCTCTATCTCGGCTGCTTCCAGCCGTTTGGCCCGCACAAAGCCGATACGGCGGCCCAACGCACCAAACTGCGCGCCTTGCTGCGTACCCGCCCTGATTTGGACCTCGGTTGGGTGTGGCTGGCCAGCACCCAAAAGAACCCGGCGCAGGCCCTGACCGCGCTTTCCCGGGCTATTGCGTTGAATCAGCAGGTGGGCTATTACTACCGGCAGCGCGCACTCTTGTACGTATTGCAGGACAACTACGCAGCGGCCGTCCAGGACTGCCAGAAGGCCTTGCCGCTGTATCAGGACCGCTCGGGCGTGTATCAGGAGCTGGCCGATATCTACGCCCTGCAGCACGACGACCAGCACTTCAGCCAAACCAGTGAGGTCAGGTTAGCCGGGCTGCGCCACGCGCTGACCCGACTTCAGCGCTACCCGCAAGCCAAGGGCTTCCAGCAGGACAGCATCCGTCGGCTGCGTGAGCTGCTGGGGTATGGCCACCTGACCAAAGCGCTGTACTTCCTGGAAACCCGTCATCAGCCCACCGTGGGCTGTGCTGATCTGGCCAAAGCAGCCGCTTACGGAGTTGAGGAAGCCCCGGCTTTGCAACGCCAGTACTGCCGCTAG
- a CDS encoding peptidoglycan D,D-transpeptidase FtsI family protein: MRTATLRWKNALLALLAVLTACSTPADHPTSAPVQDPSTGEVYTPRRVVVADTLYRGRLLDRNDSVLVATRPQFLLRLPGRHALDTLALGQLLGWDSTTVRRRIREALPYPGAYGVAVQLRLTRKEAERIRQDSGATVPRLTLLQRRQRTYTTPAGAPVLGYQNAEAQPFFRQARRTNRGRFYRLRNGGVEAYYNGLLTGHPGYLHPLVDAKGQPHGTWAKDTTFQQGQDLHLTIDAKLQAYAEKLLGNRKGYLVALDPRTGEILAYVSAPVYPAATLTAPDQAAVRAELLEHEDMPLLNRPAMLANPPGSVFKLVNAAIALQMHAITPGSAFRCNQELVSCVHHHKPARTLTLGLKYSCNPYFYQVMQSLIDCVPDSLAQDTIAARHANLSQWRRYARSFGLDSVLGVDLPREAPGFLPTAAYYDKARRTRHWTYRSIYSLSIGQGEINLTGLQMANMAAIIANRGWYYPPHLVRGIGENGPLARFTRKRYTLVDSTHFEALIPGMVAVMQRGGTADASSLADVGITVAGKTGTVQNDEGDDHAAFVGFAPAHNPKIAVAVYLENAGFGATAAAPCAVMVMEKHLRGTIAPKRKRWEKRIQHRARNGY; encoded by the coding sequence ATGCGCACTGCTACCCTCCGGTGGAAAAACGCCCTGCTAGCCCTACTAGCGGTCCTTACCGCCTGCTCTACCCCCGCCGACCACCCCACCAGCGCCCCCGTTCAAGACCCCAGCACCGGCGAAGTCTACACCCCGCGCCGCGTCGTGGTGGCCGATACTCTCTACCGGGGCCGCCTCCTCGACCGGAATGATTCCGTGCTGGTCGCCACCCGCCCCCAGTTCCTGCTCCGCCTCCCCGGCCGCCACGCCCTCGACACCCTGGCCCTGGGCCAGCTCCTGGGCTGGGACTCCACCACCGTGCGCCGCCGCATCCGGGAAGCCCTGCCCTATCCCGGCGCCTACGGCGTGGCCGTGCAGCTGCGCCTGACCCGAAAAGAAGCCGAGCGCATCCGCCAGGACAGCGGCGCCACCGTGCCCCGCCTCACCCTGCTCCAGCGCCGGCAGCGCACCTACACCACGCCCGCCGGCGCCCCCGTGCTGGGCTACCAGAATGCCGAGGCCCAGCCCTTTTTCCGCCAGGCCCGCCGCACCAACCGGGGCCGCTTCTACCGCCTGCGCAACGGGGGCGTGGAAGCCTACTACAACGGCCTGCTCACCGGCCACCCCGGCTACCTCCACCCTTTGGTGGATGCCAAGGGCCAGCCGCACGGCACCTGGGCCAAAGACACCACCTTCCAGCAGGGCCAGGACCTGCACCTGACTATCGACGCCAAGCTCCAGGCCTACGCCGAAAAGCTGCTCGGCAACCGCAAAGGCTACCTCGTCGCCCTCGACCCGCGCACCGGCGAAATCCTGGCCTACGTATCGGCCCCCGTCTACCCCGCCGCCACCCTCACCGCCCCCGACCAGGCCGCTGTCCGCGCCGAGCTGCTCGAGCACGAAGACATGCCTTTGCTCAACCGCCCCGCCATGCTGGCCAACCCGCCCGGCTCGGTCTTCAAGCTCGTGAATGCCGCCATTGCCCTGCAAATGCACGCCATTACCCCCGGCTCGGCCTTCCGCTGCAACCAGGAGCTGGTCAGCTGCGTGCACCACCACAAGCCCGCCCGCACCCTGACCCTGGGCCTTAAGTACAGCTGCAACCCCTACTTCTACCAGGTCATGCAGAGCCTCATCGACTGCGTGCCCGACTCCCTGGCCCAGGACACCATAGCCGCCCGCCACGCCAATCTCAGCCAGTGGCGGCGCTACGCCCGCTCCTTCGGCCTCGACTCCGTGCTCGGCGTGGATCTGCCCCGGGAGGCCCCCGGCTTTCTGCCCACGGCCGCCTACTACGACAAGGCCCGCCGCACCCGCCACTGGACCTACCGCTCCATCTACTCGCTCAGCATCGGGCAGGGCGAAATCAACCTTACGGGCCTGCAAATGGCCAACATGGCCGCCATTATTGCCAACCGCGGCTGGTACTACCCGCCCCACCTCGTGCGCGGCATCGGCGAGAATGGCCCCCTGGCCCGCTTCACCCGCAAGCGCTACACCCTCGTCGACAGCACCCACTTCGAGGCCCTGATTCCCGGCATGGTGGCCGTGATGCAGCGCGGCGGTACCGCCGACGCCTCCAGCCTCGCCGACGTGGGCATCACCGTGGCCGGCAAAACCGGCACCGTGCAGAACGACGAGGGCGACGACCACGCCGCCTTCGTCGGCTTCGCCCCGGCCCATAACCCCAAGATTGCCGTGGCCGTGTACCTCGAAAACGCCGGCTTCGGGGCCACTGCCGCCGCGCCCTGCGCCGTGATGGTCATGGAAAAGCACCTGCGCGGCACCATTGCCCCCAAGCGCAAGCGCTGGGAAAAGCGGATTCAGCACCGGGCTCGGAATGGGTACTAG
- a CDS encoding cupin domain-containing protein, whose translation MNPTPLTVIDLQPETNLVAQYKNIPLALVNDHTVRLSVMTEPFYWHHHPNSDETFLVLEGTLCIDLEGRTVELTPGQLFTIPATVPHRTRPKEGRSVNLTFERADIQTSKST comes from the coding sequence ATGAACCCCACTCCCCTCACCGTCATTGACCTCCAGCCCGAAACCAACCTGGTAGCGCAGTACAAGAACATTCCCCTGGCCCTGGTCAACGACCACACCGTGCGGCTCAGCGTCATGACCGAGCCTTTCTACTGGCATCACCACCCCAACTCCGACGAAACCTTCCTGGTCCTGGAAGGCACCCTCTGCATCGACCTGGAAGGCCGCACCGTGGAGCTCACGCCCGGGCAGCTCTTCACCATCCCCGCCACTGTGCCCCACCGCACCCGCCCCAAGGAAGGCCGCTCCGTGAACCTCACCTTCGAGCGGGCCGATATCCAAACAAGTAAGTCCACGTAA
- a CDS encoding DUF3667 domain-containing protein, with the protein MAHSASNLPACANCERPFEAAENYCPNCGQQNHPLDLSFGHVAEEVLEGVFHFDGKVFRTLRLLLFAPGTLTLRFWQGKRVAYVPPVRLYVFISFLFFLLLSLALHAPEHGENHTLGERMRRAALTFRADSIRLASTPPTADSVQNQLRLRKSRHVSLINGIINLDVDSDTLEYRRWNGVLYTPREWREVPEYSSAQLDGLLRRHGQEPSALARFILRQGYRIAQSSEQDISHQFVRGISLMMFVLMPVFALLLKLLYVRRKQYYLAHLMFAIHVHCFAFLLFSLSMALSLFAHVPAKSILLVLPLLALYLFLAQHRAYQQSWLKTAVKFVFLLSLYSFVIAAGLLGALGLSVVLV; encoded by the coding sequence ATGGCGCACTCCGCCTCCAACCTCCCGGCCTGCGCCAACTGTGAGCGGCCCTTTGAAGCCGCCGAAAACTACTGCCCCAACTGCGGCCAGCAAAACCACCCCCTCGACCTCTCCTTCGGCCACGTGGCCGAGGAAGTGCTCGAAGGCGTGTTCCACTTCGACGGCAAGGTTTTTCGCACCCTGCGCCTGCTGCTCTTTGCCCCGGGCACGCTCACGCTGCGCTTCTGGCAGGGCAAGCGCGTGGCCTACGTGCCGCCCGTGCGCCTGTACGTCTTCATCAGCTTCCTGTTTTTCCTGCTGCTCTCGCTGGCCCTGCACGCCCCCGAGCACGGCGAAAACCACACCCTGGGCGAGCGGATGCGCCGCGCCGCCCTAACCTTCCGCGCCGACTCCATCCGCCTGGCCTCCACCCCGCCCACCGCCGATTCAGTCCAGAACCAGCTGCGGCTGCGCAAAAGCCGGCACGTTTCGCTAATCAACGGCATCATAAACCTGGACGTCGACAGCGACACGCTGGAGTACCGCCGCTGGAACGGCGTGCTCTACACCCCCCGGGAATGGCGGGAAGTGCCGGAGTATTCCTCGGCCCAGCTCGACGGGCTGCTGCGCCGCCACGGCCAGGAGCCCTCGGCCCTCGCCCGGTTTATCCTGCGCCAGGGCTACCGCATCGCGCAGTCCTCGGAGCAGGATATTTCCCACCAGTTCGTGCGCGGCATCTCCCTGATGATGTTCGTGCTCATGCCCGTGTTTGCGCTGCTGCTCAAGCTGCTCTACGTGCGCCGCAAGCAATATTACCTGGCCCACCTCATGTTCGCCATTCACGTGCACTGCTTCGCCTTCCTGCTCTTTTCCCTGAGCATGGCCCTGAGCCTGTTTGCCCACGTGCCCGCCAAGTCCATCCTGCTGGTGCTGCCCCTGCTGGCCCTGTACCTGTTTCTGGCCCAGCACCGAGCCTACCAACAGAGCTGGCTGAAAACCGCCGTTAAGTTTGTGTTCCTGCTGAGCCTCTACAGCTTTGTCATTGCTGCCGGGCTGCTGGGCGCCCTGGGCCTGAGTGTCGTGCTGGTGTAA
- a CDS encoding acyl-CoA thioester hydrolase/BAAT C-terminal domain-containing protein produces MKALLLRLLCLFTLPAFSQQLPPGVVGDYHPATSPEAKYAVLVLGGAEGGKPTELARLFVEQGYPVLSLAYCKAAGLPAELEQIPLEYFDAPMKWLARQAPGKRQGILLVGWSKGAELALLLASRHAAVRGVVAISPSSVAWAGILKDWKKTPGSSWTAHRQPLPFVPFRSEGATSLLTLYANSLTNQPAAAAAGIPLERSKAAVLLLSGSQDEVWPATLMCEQLMARLQAARYARPYSHLNYPELGHLLNEKFLPATPEHPSRTAILAFLRAVE; encoded by the coding sequence ATGAAAGCCCTCTTGCTACGCCTGCTCTGCCTCTTTACCCTCCCCGCCTTTAGCCAGCAGCTGCCCCCGGGCGTGGTGGGCGACTATCACCCGGCCACTTCCCCCGAAGCCAAATACGCGGTACTGGTGCTCGGGGGCGCGGAAGGCGGCAAGCCCACCGAGTTGGCCCGCCTCTTTGTCGAGCAGGGCTACCCGGTCTTGTCCCTGGCGTATTGCAAGGCGGCCGGGCTGCCCGCCGAGCTGGAGCAGATTCCCCTGGAGTACTTCGACGCGCCGATGAAGTGGCTGGCCCGGCAGGCCCCCGGCAAGCGGCAAGGCATCCTGCTGGTCGGCTGGTCGAAAGGGGCGGAGCTGGCCTTGCTGCTGGCCAGCCGGCACGCCGCCGTGCGGGGCGTCGTCGCCATTTCGCCCAGCTCCGTGGCCTGGGCGGGGATTCTGAAGGACTGGAAAAAGACCCCGGGCTCCAGCTGGACGGCCCACCGCCAGCCCCTGCCCTTCGTGCCGTTCCGGTCCGAGGGCGCCACTTCCCTTTTGACGCTCTACGCCAACTCCCTCACCAATCAGCCGGCGGCGGCCGCGGCCGGTATTCCCCTGGAGCGCAGCAAAGCCGCCGTCCTACTGCTTTCCGGTTCGCAGGATGAGGTGTGGCCCGCAACCCTGATGTGCGAACAGCTCATGGCCCGCCTGCAAGCCGCACGCTACGCCCGCCCCTATAGCCACCTCAATTACCCGGAGCTGGGCCACCTGCTGAATGAAAAGTTTCTCCCCGCCACCCCCGAACACCCCTCCCGGACCGCCATTCTCGCCTTCCTGCGCGCTGTAGAATAA
- a CDS encoding transposase produces the protein MATELYHDKYRVASARLRGYDYGQNGAYFVTICTQHRTRFFGDIIVPDHDWDRAYLHPTPVAALVTAAWQQIPQRFPFVLLDAFILMPDHLHGLLLFDKPTEPTPPLHYENRFTPQRDNLAAILRGFKAGTTAQARRAGLPLTWQPRYHDRVVRSSQELDKIRHYIVTNPARWQHEQSGEEGLFR, from the coding sequence ATGGCTACCGAATTATACCACGATAAATACCGCGTGGCCTCGGCCCGGCTGCGGGGCTACGACTACGGGCAGAACGGGGCCTATTTCGTCACCATTTGCACCCAGCACCGCACCCGCTTCTTCGGCGACATTATCGTACCGGACCACGACTGGGACCGGGCCTACCTGCACCCCACGCCCGTAGCCGCCCTGGTCACCGCCGCCTGGCAGCAGATTCCGCAGCGCTTCCCCTTTGTGCTGCTGGATGCCTTTATCCTCATGCCCGACCACCTGCACGGCCTACTGCTGTTCGACAAACCCACCGAGCCTACCCCACCCCTGCACTATGAAAACCGCTTCACCCCTCAGCGCGACAACCTAGCTGCCATCCTGCGCGGCTTCAAAGCTGGCACCACCGCCCAGGCCCGCCGCGCCGGCCTGCCCCTCACCTGGCAACCCCGCTACCACGACCGGGTAGTGCGTAGCTCGCAGGAGCTGGACAAAATCCGCCATTACATTGTCACCAACCCTGCCCGCTGGCAGCACGAACAATCCGGCGAAGAAGGCCTGTTCCGCTAA